One Vicia villosa cultivar HV-30 ecotype Madison, WI unplaced genomic scaffold, Vvil1.0 ctg.002811F_1_1, whole genome shotgun sequence DNA window includes the following coding sequences:
- the LOC131639858 gene encoding protein FAR-RED IMPAIRED RESPONSE 1-like has product MGQKGGHESLGFIKKDLYNYTHHQGRVRIEGGDTFATLSYFQGKADSDSAFFSEFTFTDDRRLENIFWADSTSRFDYECFSDVVVFDTTYKKNRYDKPLVIFCGFNHHGETTIFASALLCDETTETYKWVLDMFVKAMYGKHPKAVVTDGDKSMREAIRVIFPNSTHRLCSWHLHQNAIKHVKNARFLKEFKTLMYSSYTPEKFESEWKRVIDDCGVSKNKWVIKTYELKQMWASSYMRDHFVGGVRTTSMCEGVNSFIKKYVQHKNSLVDFLHNFERALKEYRHNELKSDFNSFYYQHVLTTPLPELKLEASKIFTAKKFKEVKIAIEGVAALSVTERVDVGNSLIFKVNVYRNKDEIFWVYLDKAQNKFLCDCRRFERRGLPCSHIISVMKYEDMDAFPKSLICKRWSKTAKNDYITSFTSEEVNNEEKMIMFRRGALAAAFNRLCEVSCKSANDYKEALEGMNSLCEKRNKINEVNINGKSKANDHVAGDPITVKTKGAPKNKKPYMKQQKHCSHCRKLGHTRRRCPILAGIDFVTGDEGEGEDSHVESDYESSHLNESISHEMNDETHYSLISNSRYNTDDNIGIKRNRENGHTTGFSTQDSGNQKTSSLDRKTENNGTPHSFGYGVSSSVKHASQSSRWNHGVGYTSNYFPMSGIPTLGGSMFPQFPSASIPPFHSNNTVLGSETNDAPSNESFMSVLKDVEFSAKHHKS; this is encoded by the exons ATGGGGCAAAAAGGAGGTCATGAAAGTCTTGGATTTATTAAAAAAGACCTATACAACTATACTCATCATCAAGGAAGGGTAAGAATTGAAGGTGGTGATACTTTTGCCACTTTGAGTTATTTTCAAGGAAAAGCTGATAGTGATTCAGCCTTTTTTTCGGAGTTTACCTTTACAGATGACAGGCGGTTAGAAAATATTTTCTGGGCCGATTCTACCAGCAGATTTGATTATGAATGCTTTAGCGATGTGGTTGTATTTGACACAACTTATAAAAAGAATCGATATGACAAGCCACTTGTAATATTTTGTGGATTTAATCACCACGGAGAAACGACCATTTTTGCATCGGCTTTACTTTGCGATGAAACAACAGAGACATATAAATGGGTTTTAGATATGTTTGTAAAGGCCATGTATGGAAAACATCCCAAAGCCGTTGTTACTGATGGGGATAAATCAATGAGAGAAGCTATTAGAGttatatttccaaattcaacacaTCGTCTTTGTTCATGGCATCTACATCAAAATGCTATTAAACATGTGAAGAATGCAAGGTTCTTAAAAGAGTTCAAGACACTGATGTATTCTAGTTATACACCTGAAAAGTTTGAATCTGAATGGAAAAGGGTTATTGATGATTGTGGTGTATCAAAGAATAAGTGGGTAATCAAAACATATGAATTGAAACAAATGTGGGCAAGTTCATACATGCGAGACCATTTTGTGGGTGGAGTTAGAACGACATCGATGTGTGAAGGTGTGAATTCATTTATCAAGAAATATGTTCAACACAAAAATAGCCTTGTTGATTTCTTGCATAATTTTGAGCGTGCTTTGAAAGAATACAGGCATAATGAATTAAAGTCAGATTTTAATTCGTTTTATTATCAGCATGTTTTGACGACTCCCTTGCCAGAATTAAAGCTTGAAGCTTCAAAGATATTCACTGCTAAAAAGTTCAAAGAAGTAAAAATTGCGATAGAGGGTGTTGCTGCGTTATCTGTCACTGAACGGGTTGATGTTGGAAATAGTCTAATTTTCAAAGTAAATGTATACCGCAACAAAGATGAAATTTTTTGGGTTTATCTTGATAAGgcacaaaataaatttttatgtGATTGTAGAAGATTTGAACGCAGAGGACTTCCATGTTCCCACATTATTTCTGTCATGAAGTATGAGGACATGGATGCTTTTCCTAAAAGTTTGATTTGCAAGAGATGGTCTAAAACAGCAAAGAATGATTACATCACATCATTTACCTCCGAAGAAGTTAATAATGAGGAAAAAATGATCATGTTCCGTCGAGGGGCACTTGCTGCTGCATTCAATAGGCTATGTGAGGTTTCGTGTAAGAGTGCTAATGATTATAAAGAGGCTTTGGAAGGTATGAATAGTTTATGTgagaaaagaaacaaaattaatgAAGTAAATATCAATGGAAAGAGTAAGGCAAATGATCATGTTGCCGGCGATCCAATTACTGTGAAGACCAAAGGTGCCCctaaaaacaaaaaaccctaCATGAAGCAGCAAAAACATTGTTCTCATTGTAGAAAGCTCGGTCACACAAGAAGGAGGTGTCCAATACTTGCTGGAATTGACTTCGTAACTGGAGATGAGGGGGAGGGGGAGGATTCGCATGTCGAATCTGATTATGAATCAAGTCATTTAAAC GAGTCTATAAGCCACGAGATGAATGACGAAACTCATTATAGTTTGATATCAAATAGTAGATATAATACTGATGATAACATTGGTATTAAACGCAATAGAGAAAATGGGCACACAACGGGTTTTTCAACACAAGATTCTGGGAACCAAAAAACCTCAAGTCTAGATAGAAAGACCGAAAAT AATGGTACACCACACAGTTTTGGGTATGGTGTTAGTTCCTCCGTCAAACATGCAAGTCAAAGTTCAAGATGGAATCATGGTGTTGGGTATACTAGTAACTATTTTCCCATGAGTGGCATTCCGACTTTGGGTGGATCAATGTTTCCACAATTCCCTTCGGCAAGCATTCCTCCATTTCATTCTAACAACACTGTCTTGGGTTCAGAAACAAATGATGCTCCTTCTAATGAATCG TTTATGAGTGTATTGAAGGACGTGGAGTTTTCTGcaaaacatcataaatcataa
- the LOC131639855 gene encoding adenylate kinase 4-like gives MFEVCNATIREWKSVAVVQMLEKQMGPESFRRILQTIVTRVQDKVRSVKTLSTKEFQHFANKGELVSDDLVVGIIEEAIKKPSCQRAFILDGFPRTVVQAHKVIDYYLKKGIVASLHAEKPPKEVTVEVEKVLSQ, from the exons ATGTTTGAAGTTTGTAATGCAACCATAAGAGAATGGAAGTCTGTGGCAGTTGTTCAGATGCTGGAAAAGCAAATGGGTCCTGAATCGTTCCGTAGAATTTTGCAAACTATAGTTACTCGGGTTCAAGATAAAGTACGCTCAGTGAAAACACTTAGTACTAAGGAGTTTCAACATTTTGCTAATAAG GGagaacttgtttctgatgacttgGTTGTTGGCATTATTGAAGAAGCAATTAAGAAACCATCATGTCAGAGAGCTTTCATTCTTGATGGTTTTCCAAGAACTGTGGTCCAAGCACATAAG GTTATTGATTACTACTTAAAGAAGGGCATTGTTGCTAGTCTCCATGCTGAAAAGCCTCCCAAAGAGGTGACTGTTGAGGTCGAAAAAGTGCTCTCTCAATAG